Part of the Legionella cardiaca genome, GATAATGGGTATTTTATTATATTTATTTTCTTTACGTAGTACTAAAGCAAGCTCAATTCCCGTGCATTCAGGCATATAAATATCCATTAAAATTAAATCGGGTCGGAAATTTTCAAGGTGGCTAAAAATATCCATAGGATTGTTAATTGCTTCAGCAACCATGCCTGCTTTTTTCAAAATTAAAGAATAATATTCGCCAAGTGATTCAGAATCATCAACTATCAAAATTCGAAATGGAATATTTGTCGCAAAGCTACATTTCTGATTAATTACTTGCATCACATGAAATACATCTACTGGTTTTTGGAAAAATGCGCTGCAGCCTGCTCGTACAGCGATTAAACGTGGCGTCAATTCAGAGTTAGGTACAATACAAAATAAGTGTATGGAAGCATTTTGTTTTTTAAGAAGATTTCCCAGCGACATTTGATTCTGACTAGTCATTAAATAATAGGTGTCGGCCAATAAAGCTACAGGTTGATTTTGTTCAACCTTGGCTTCTAACTCACTTAAATCTAATAGCAATTCTGAAGAATAACCAGCTTGGTTAAGCCCACTCATGAGCTCTTTTGCTAACGCTGCGTCCTGCTCTAAAATGTAGATTACTTTATTTTCTATTATTTTTGTTTCCAAGGTTGATGAAAACATGCTTTTAGAGGGAGCTAATTTTAACTGTTCTTCTAACTTAATTAATAAATGGGATATGGTTTGCTGTTCTTCTTCACTCAAGCTGGAATTATCTAATAAATTTTTTAAATAAATCTCTAATTCTCGTGCCACCTTACTTAATTCTGTATACCCATAGGTTCCTGCGGAGCCACATAAACTATGTACATTGCGATGAAAAACCTTAAATTTTTCCTTATCAAAGCAAGCAATTTGCTCTTGCCAAGCCTGTGCTATCTGCTCAATCTTATTAGGCAAGTTTTTCGAGTAACTTATAAAAAGCGCTTGTAATTTATTCTCTACTTTTTCCATGACATTGAATCCATATTTTATTAAGTTCATCCGCTAGCATTATTGGGTCAAATGGCTTAGCAATAATGTCAACAACGCCCAGTGCTTTGTACTCTTCAATCTCTTTAGCTTGTATTTTAGCAGTCATAAAAACAGCTGGAATTAAAGAAAATCCCTTTATCTGTCTTAACTCGCACAGTGTAGTTGGCCCGTCTTTGACAGGCATCATTACATCAAGAAGTATTAAGTCAGGAATGAACGTTTGAGCTACAGACAAAACTTCCTCACCATTGGTGCAATATTTTACTGAAAATCCACCGATGTCTTCTAATGCAATTTGTGCAATTGATCTAATATCCTCTTCATCCTCAGCATATAAAATATTTGTAAGTTTCTTTGTCATAAACTCTATCCTCTATTCAATAGATGACGCTCTAAAAATTTTTCTATAAAAGATTAGTTATTGTTTTAAGCAATACTTCATTAGAAGACTTTGATTTAACTAATGCTTCGCTAACATATTTAGCATAGTCTTGACTTAACTCCAGATTTGACAACACTAATACTGGAAAGTGATACTTGGCTAACCAAGGTAAAATGTCTATTCCATTACCATCTGGTAATAACAAATCTAAAATAACTAAGTCGTATCTTCTTTGCTGCAACATTTCTTTGGCTTCCCGTAAATTCGCTGCAGTAGCTACATTGGCGTGTTTATTTAATAAAACTGCCATAACGTGTTGTTGATCCGGGTTATCTTCAATATGCAGAATATTTGGCTTATGAATGCTATCGACGTTTTTAATTCTATTAATTGCAGTTAATAGTTTTTTTAAATCAATAGGCTTGTCTAACCAGTCAATTACACTGATTGCATCACCATTTAATAAGGTACGTCCTGTTTCAGCCATGACTGAAAGAACAATAATGTGGATATCTTTAGTCTCTGAATTTGCACGTAGCTCGCGAATAAAAGATACCCCATCTTGATCTGGTAAAACCAAATCTAATAGCAAGGCCCTATACTGATTAAGCATTAAAAATTTTTTTGCCTCTTTAACGGTATGCGCTACATCAGCCACATACCCTGCAGACTCTAAAAGAGCTTTTAAATAATTAGCTTGATCTTCATCATCTTCACAAATTAATAATTTTTTATCCAAATTAGGAAAGGTCTCCTCCTGGTTAAGAGATACTTTTAAAGTTTGATCTGCAAGAAACGGAAGATCAAAATAAAAAGTAGTGCCCTGGGGAGAGCTTGAAAAATTTATCTTCCCTTCTAGTTTTTCTATAATTGCTTTACTTATGTTCAGACCTAATCCTGTACCACTTTTTCCACGAGTATTTGAAGCATCTGCCTGAGAGAATTTTTGAAAAATACGTGGTCTAAATTCCATGGGAATTTCAGGTCCATGGTTAAGGACTGAAACGCGCACCATTGTGCCTTGTTTTTGAATTGAAATTACAATCTCCTTTTCTTTATCAGAAAATTTACAAGCAT contains:
- a CDS encoding diguanylate cyclase, which codes for MEKVENKLQALFISYSKNLPNKIEQIAQAWQEQIACFDKEKFKVFHRNVHSLCGSAGTYGYTELSKVARELEIYLKNLLDNSSLSEEEQQTISHLLIKLEEQLKLAPSKSMFSSTLETKIIENKVIYILEQDAALAKELMSGLNQAGYSSELLLDLSELEAKVEQNQPVALLADTYYLMTSQNQMSLGNLLKKQNASIHLFCIVPNSELTPRLIAVRAGCSAFFQKPVDVFHVMQVINQKCSFATNIPFRILIVDDSESLGEYYSLILKKAGMVAEAINNPMDIFSHLENFRPDLILMDIYMPECTGIELALVLRKENKYNKIPIIFLSTEHDKRKQMTALSVGGDDFLIKPITPTHLVSAVRTRSQRAGVLNYYMSTDSLTGLLNHSSFLKRLELELNYSRQSNFLLSLIMIDIDHFKKVNDTYGHPFGDIVIKKLATLLTLRLRNQDIVGRYGGEEFAILLPKTNAQESKKIIEDIRQQFSQDYFPNTSFSATFSAGIAQMSQDSNMKELVNQADQALYEAKHLGRNQIVIFKDIK
- a CDS encoding response regulator, which gives rise to MTKKLTNILYAEDEEDIRSIAQIALEDIGGFSVKYCTNGEEVLSVAQTFIPDLILLDVMMPVKDGPTTLCELRQIKGFSLIPAVFMTAKIQAKEIEEYKALGVVDIIAKPFDPIMLADELNKIWIQCHGKSRE